TGACTTTTTTAACAATATCTTTAATAAAAAAAACAAAAAACAAAATTTTCTTCTTGAAAAACAGAATTAATTATGATTAAATTATTAATTACAATAATTAATTCCTTTATATTTTTTAAATTTTTATGGAAATAAATATGGTGATGAAGTTATAATTTTATTGTTCTTAAAAATCCAGTAAACTTAAGGTTTAAGCTAATAAAAAATTGTTAATCATTTGTAACTCGTGATTCACCTTCGTTTGCTGTTGTAATTGTGCAGTTTGGTGTTCTTGCAATAACTTTTGCTGTTTTTGTTGAATAACAGTACTACTAATTTGGACCCCTACTTGGGCTAATGTCCCAACACAAGACATTATTAAAGGAATTAACATTCAAAAAAAGCCTCCTTTAATATTTTGAGTTGCTGGAATTGATAATTTTTGCATTCGCTAACTTCCTTTCTAGACAAATAGTAAATCGTGGTGGCTATTATTGAGCACACTATTTTTATCTGATCAGGTTAAAGCATTACCATTGGGCGTTTTGTAACTACCTTCGCAACGCGTATCGTTTTTAATTGCCAAATAAGCACCAACTCCGCTAGAAACTAAATTACCAACAGAATTGGTACAAGCATTCACAAGAGCAGCAATCCCAGTCAGCAGAGCACCGCTAAGAGCACCCCCTTTAAGAATAATTGTTTGTTGATTAGATAATTTTTGCATCGTAATCACCCTTCCTTTCTACTTCTTATTTATCAGATTGCCAGGGGTTTTCCTTGTTAAAATAAAAAAATAATTATTAATTAAAATAATTATTCGACATTATTAATACTTATTTTGTAAGGAGTCTGAATTCCTTTAATTTCAACAGTATCACCAACTTTTTTACCAATAATTGCTTTTGCAATTGGTGATTCATTAGAAACCGTATTTTCAAAAGGGTTGGCTTCCACCGCCCCGACAATTTTAATTTCAAAGTCTTTATTAATAGCTAAATTAGTAAAACTAACTTTGCTTCCTAATTTTATAACTCCGGTTTTTGATTTAACTTCTTTAATTTCTTTTGCTTTTGTTAAAAAAGCTTCAATTTCTTTAATCCGTCCTTCTACTTCTGCTTGGCGGTTCCGAGCAGCATCGTAATCAGCATTTTCCGAAAGATCTCCCTGAGCACGGGCTTCTTTTAATTCTTCAATTACCGCGGGGCGGACTACATTAATTAAATTATTTAACTCCGCTTTTAATTCTTCCATCCCTTCTTTAGTTAATAAAATTTCTTCATTAATACTCATCTGAATGTTCACTCCTTTATTATTTTCAACAACCAATATTATAACATTAATCTTAAATAATGTCTTATTTTTCCGTTAATTTTAGTTGTTTTCCCTAAAAAATTGCTTTCTTTTTTAATAATGATTTAATTTTTGTTGCAATCATGTCAATTGCAATTTCATTTGCTTCATAATATGGCACAATGATATCGGCATACTTAATACTTGGTTCAACAAAATACTCATGCATTGGTTTCACCGTTGTTAAGTACTGATTAATAACACTGTCAATACTACGGCCTCGTTCATTAATATCACGCATTAACCGACGAATAAAGCGAATATCATCTTCGGTTTTAATAAAAATTTTAATATTTGCTAACTGACGAATTTGTTCAATTGCTAAGGCTAAAATCCCATCTAACATAATAACATCTGCTTCTTCAATATGGACAGTTTCGGTTGTTCGTTGGTGTAAAGTAAAATCATAAATCGGACGGTCAATTGGTTCATTATTTTTTAGTTTATTAATATGGTCAACAAGTAATTCAATGTCAATTGAATCGGGGTGATCATAATTAATTAACTTTCGTTGTTCAAAAGTTAAGTCTGGTCAGTCTTTATAATAATTATCCATTGTTAAATAAACAATTTTTTGTCCTTTTAAAATATGAGCAATTTTAGTTGCCACTGTTGTCTTCCCACTAGCAGTTCCTCCGGCAATCGAAACTAGTTTCACAACATGGTTTTTCCCCCCGTGTTCCAAACAATCGTCCTCCTTTACATTTTTAAATTAATAAGATAAAACCTTTTTTATTTTAACATAGAATAAAAAAAGTTTAACCTTTCTGGCTAAACTTTTTTAGGACTAATCATTCCGGCGTATCACTTCTTCATCACTAGCTGATGCTTTTGCAGGATGTTCGGGATGATGTTTTGCTTTTCAAACTTGGTATCATTTAAATTGCCCTTCTTCTGGATAGCGCGCATTAACTTTTTCGCGAATTTTATCCATTTCCATAAATGGTAATTTTGATCACATTGCCCGGTTTGTTTTTGGATTAACATATTGTTCTAAATGTTCTTCCATTAAAATTGTTGCTAATTTTTTACTATTGTGAGTTCCGTAGAACATTTCCCGGTTTCGTTGAATTGAAACTCCTAATCCAATCGCTAGGAAACCAACAATTCAAACTAGTAAAATTGCAAATTGTTGCAGAACATACGAAGCATCCGTTCAGTTTGAACCAACAATTCCAATACTGTAAATAATGGCTCCCTGCGCATGAATTGAATAAGTATATGGTGCTAAGTAGCTGATTACATCAAAGAACCCCGCTTGCATAAAGGTTGGGAATGTTCCCCATCCTGATGATAAGTTAATAATTAATAAGATAACACATAAGAACTTCCCAATCGTTTCGTCGCGTAAACTAAACCATAAGGCCTGTTCAATAATGACAAAGACGGTGACGGTAAACATCATTCATAAATAAACTAGTCCAAAGGTTGGGCCAATCATTGATCATCCTAAGCCATAGACTGTTAACATTAAGATTGTACATTGAATTCAAGCCGTTACTAACATTAAGGTTGTTTTGCCTAAATATCATGCAAATGGTCCGGCCGTTTTAACTCTTTTAGCACGGTCAAAGACAAATGTTTGCATTAGGGTTCCCACTCATAATCCAATACATAAGAAGAATTGTCCTAGTCCAATTCCATAAGGGTTAAAGTCACTTCCCACAATATTGGTTTGCATAATGCCCCCCCTAAATCAGGGAATAATAAGGAATTAATTCCTCCGCCTAACGTTGATAAGAAATCATTCGCTTGGCTAGCTACACTATTGTCCCCGTTGACATTACCACCTAAAATTAATTGCGATAATACATCAATATTTGTTTGGAAATTACCAACAAAAGTTCCCTTGACTGGATTATTAAGATCACCAAAGGCTAGAACATAAGCATTTTTCGGAGTCTTACTTGGAATACCATCCCCAAGTAAACTTACTAAGCCCATTTTACTAAAGGCTCCAATTTGTGTCCCAGTAGTAATTAAATCTTTATAATTTTTAATAAAAACACTGGCTGCTCCTTTCCCAGTAATTGGGAAATTATAAGCAGTATTTGGGATAATAGCTCCTTCTTGTTCTAATAATCCCGCCAGATTTCCAGCTGATCCTAATAGTTTTTTTACCCCATCAGCATCAATTGCTAAACTTCCTAAGCCATTTGGTAAAGCGGCAGTTAGTTTTTCTGAAAGTTTGGGTGCCAACGCGGTTGCTAATAAATTACCGGTTTCACCACTCATTAATGTATTTCATAAATTAGCAATTTGACTTAAAAAACCATCTGTTTGTCAGTCTTGCGTAATATCTGTTCCTGTTGTTCCTTCTAAAGTTAAACTTGGCAACGTTCAACTTGGATATTTCGCTTTAATTGCTGTTAACATTTCCTGGTTACGAATAACATATTCTTGGTCTTGAATAATATTAAAATCAACCGTTTTGGAAGTTGGTGAACCATGATCAGCCACTGTTAATTGTTCATTAACAGTCGCTGGCGCTTTAAATAACATGTTAGCTTTAACATCATTTAATTCTTTTTCTAATAACAACTGAATTGTTGTTTGTAAAACTTCGGGACCTAAATCAACTAGTAAACTACTTTTAAATTCATTAAAAATATACATAAATTGACCAAATAAAAAGTTATGTTTATAAGTTGATCAAAAGTTAATACCGCTGTGTTTTAAATCATTAATAAAATCAGTGGGGCTTTTTTGATCCGGAGTTGATTTTCCAGCAATTTCGCGAAGAGTGGCATCAATATAGCCAATTAAATCACCAGTTAAGTTTTCTGGCATTTGTAACTGTACTCAGTATTTATCTTGATCTTTTACATTTCATGACCCATCGCTATTTTGACTAGCAATGTTAGCAGCTGCTTCGCCACTTAAATATTTCAAATTAGTTAATTCCATGTTGTCATTAACTTTGACTCTAAATTTATCTTGGTCTTTGTTATAAGAAATATTTGGTACTTTATTTTTTTCTCAGGATGACACTAAATCATCAACAACGCCCGCTTTACTATGAATTGTGGATGCTGCTTTTTCAATTACAGTCCCACTAGTTGTTGTTATTTTAGTACCATTGGGAATACTATTTCAGTCCGTGTCAATTGTAATTGGTACTTGTGTACCAACACCATTAG
The sequence above is drawn from the Spiroplasma eriocheiris genome and encodes:
- the udk gene encoding uridine kinase, coding for MEHGGKNHVVKLVSIAGGTASGKTTVATKIAHILKGQKIVYLTMDNYYKDWPDLTFEQRKLINYDHPDSIDIELLVDHINKLKNNEPIDRPIYDFTLHQRTTETVHIEEADVIMLDGILALAIEQIRQLANIKIFIKTEDDIRFIRRLMRDINERGRSIDSVINQYLTTVKPMHEYFVEPSIKYADIIVPYYEANEIAIDMIATKIKSLLKKKAIF
- the greA gene encoding transcription elongation factor GreA; this encodes MNEEILLTKEGMEELKAELNNLINVVRPAVIEELKEARAQGDLSENADYDAARNRQAEVEGRIKEIEAFLTKAKEIKEVKSKTGVIKLGSKVSFTNLAINKDFEIKIVGAVEANPFENTVSNESPIAKAIIGKKVGDTVEIKGIQTPYKISINNVE